AGAATATCCAAGCTTCAAACTTTTCCAAAGCAACCATAAATATATGCGGATCTTCCCAATTATCAAAATTTCCAATAATGCTATTTTTCTCATCCTTGCGAGTCCGAATTCTATTCTTTTCTGATAAATGCCCGTCCACTGAACGATGGCCACCACCATTAATTGTTGTGCGTTTTCCATTTGAAGCTTGATCTTTCACTAAACCCTGGCTGATAATAGCCCTCAACacaattgaatttgacaaCCAGAAAGTCAACCTGTTCATAGGAAGGTTTAGATCAACATGTCAAATGATTTGACcatcaaaaaatgaaaaatgaaaaatgaaaaatgaaaaatgaaaaatgatcCATATCCATAAAAGTAGAGATTATTTGCAGTTATATGAGTGCATCCTGATCCTTTGTGTTTTTCCAAAACAAATGGAGTTCAATCTTTTTCTAAGGCTTCCAGTTGGTATGATTTGCCAGGATGCTAATGGTAAATGAGATACCTTGGAACATCATTTCCACAAGCTTTAGAAACCAAAATTAATCCGGTAATAGCAGCTCTTGCTGCATTTGCCTTCTTAGCTGGAGATCTCATATTGCAAGCATGAATATAAAATCTAGAAAGTCGGCGAGCAGGAGCATggattttatttgtgttacCACCATGCTCAGCAACAATAGAGTAAAGGGAAACCTCAACAGCAGCAGCTTCTCTCAGCTCGTCCTTAAGCATTTCAATCGTTGACTCATTTTTACTATCAGAAAAGCTGGTTATTGTTTCTCTTTCACAATTTGCACTAATGATACCACCAACACGACCATCTGCCTGAATTTCAGCCTCCTTTGACTTCTTCATCAACTCATGTTTTCTTACCCGACTATTGTTCTCAGCTGAGACAGACGGTTCCACAGACTTTACATGCTTTGATTCAGTACTTTTAACCTTGTCTTCCCTTCCAACATTGTTGCTGACTGTTAAAGTTTCACTCTTTATAATGACGGGCTTTCTGGTAGCATCTTGTGAAAGTTTAGAAGGTAATTTTCTGTCAAAGGAATACTCTTTCATGTTTACGAGATGATCATCCTCTCGAGGCGATCCCAAATCTGCATAGCTTGCAGATATTGAATTTGTATCCTTCTGCACGGATACACTTGAGGTTGTACCTTCAGAGGCATGGTTGCTCACAATTTTTCCCTTAGTAGATTCTTGtgcattttctttcattctgaCACCTCTGCTAGTAAGACTCTTGTGAATTCTGTTGGtcttaaaattataattaccatACTCTTGATCTTCATCCTGAAAGCCAGAGGATGAAGCGGATGATTGAACAGACTGAGTAAGAGATTTTTTCAAGGTTGGCGCTGAGCTGTCCCTTGGACGGTGAGGCAAAGAAATATAATCATAAGCAGGTTTCTGAGGGGAGGAAGAGCCTATTGACGACAATGGAGATGAACTTCCACTTGGATGTTTAAACGCATTCGAGACTGGATTCGTAACAGTGTTTTCAGGTGCTGGTATTGAATGTATGGTTGGTTCACCATAAAACCTTCCAGTGTTATCAGTTGTTGATTTTAAAGCCTTCTGCAATTGATCAGATATGGTTGTCAAACTTATCTAAAAGCCACACATATGATAATGCtcaataaaaagaagaaaaccatTAGACTAACACAGTTAAGGTCTTTTTCCAAATGATAAACAATAACTGCCCACAATTACAGAAAAAATAACTAAGTGATTGCGACCATATTATAACTGTAGTGTTTTCTTTCCATCAACATATGCAAACACAATGAAATAAGCACAAAATTTTGGTTCTCAAAAGTCGTATTTGAAGACCTTAAGTTCAGCTAGGTAGTTCATCATATAGAAAATTGCATTTGCATTGTGATGCATTTATATGCAGGTATTCCTTGAATTGAGATATCCTACATAAAAGTAATCATTTGCAACCAAATCAAAGAGTAAGAAAAATCCACATAACAGTTTGAAATAGAAGACCAGCAGAGCAAAGAAACCAATCTagaaaagaaacaataaaattaaCTTTATCGACACAAACCTTATCAGCAATTGTTGATGAACTAGCTGGTGCCTCAAAAGCGGACGAGGTTACAGTACGTGACGATTGTGAAGAatgatcatcaccatcatcatcaataaaagaGTCAATCTCGTCATCTACTTCATTCAGAGATCCCGAAACAGATGCACTCCCATGACTTTCAGTGTTGTCCAGCGACACTTGTTTGGACAAGTTGCAGCCATCACTTCCACATGGCTGGACATTAACATAAAGAACTGGCTGCACTGAGCTCTTAGAACTCTTCTTCAAGTTCAACGGAACACCCACACTCGTCGACTCAACTACTGTCGCATAGTCTGCAAGATTTATCACTGCAGATCCCAAAACATGAGCTTTACCTGCGTTGTCCTTCCGAGGCTCAGACAACTGAAACTCCAAGTAATTCTTCTGGTAACTGTCACTCGACGAGCTTTTCCTCGACTTCTCCTTGTAGAAAACAACCGGAAGCCTGAAAGACTCCCCGAATTCAATCCCCCCATCTCCCACATTACCGAAAAAAGATCCAGACGCTTGCCCACCATTCTGCCACTGAAGAAACACAGACTGAACAGACTTCAAAGCCAGAGACGAGGACCACGGTTTAATTTCCCGCACATGTATAACATAATCGACCTCAACCGCAACATTCTTCCTGCTCTTACCTCTTATCCCAAGCACCATTGCTATGCCGAAACAACGAATACCTCAATCAAAACGCTTCTACATTCATCAAACCTGTCACAATCCACAGCATTTCGGAAATTTACAACACTAACAAGTTCACAACTCGATTCAATGCAACAAAAAAACTGGTAGCTtgatttttaaatataaaaataaacgTGGGAGAGGTTTCACcatccaaaataaataaacaaaaattataGGCATCACCTGCCCCATTAATTTCAGCTctatcaaattaaaaaaatgatgataatGACATCTACACatcataattaattaaaattaattaagacgAAAGCAGAATTAGCGAACCAGACAAAATCGGCAAGCAGAAGAGTAACAGCGAAAttgataataaaataataagaaGGAACCGCGTTGATGTGAGAGTAATGGATTCAGATCGGTATCTGAGTAGTATTGGTGAAATTAGATCGAGTTTTCGGGAATCGGAAAATGAAGATCGGAGAATGGTGAGTGACAGAGAGAGGTGCGGAGGAGACTTACGGCTTAGTAATGTGGATGATGAAGACGACGACGGCGAAGAAGAGAGGCGTGAGATTTTCACCGTCAAAGTTGCAGAGCTTGGATTGTGAGAGAGAGTGAGTGTGCTTCAGGAATTCAAAGATTGCGTGTGAGaattgagaagaagaagaagaaggaagttAAGTTTGGAAAGAAATGAAGATGACGATACCGCGTGTTTCGCCGAGTTCCTCTTTATTTATACGAGCCCATTTTATTGGGCCAATAGGCCCGTTACT
This is a stretch of genomic DNA from Argentina anserina chromosome 4, drPotAnse1.1, whole genome shotgun sequence. It encodes these proteins:
- the LOC126792726 gene encoding uncharacterized protein LOC126792726 — translated: MVLGIRGKSRKNVAVEVDYVIHVREIKPWSSSLALKSVQSVFLQWQNGGQASGSFFGNVGDGGIEFGESFRLPVVFYKEKSRKSSSSDSYQKNYLEFQLSEPRKDNAGKAHVLGSAVINLADYATVVESTSVGVPLNLKKSSKSSVQPVLYVNVQPCGSDGCNLSKQVSLDNTESHGSASVSGSLNEVDDEIDSFIDDDGDDHSSQSSRTVTSSAFEAPASSSTIADKKALKSTTDNTGRFYGEPTIHSIPAPENTVTNPVSNAFKHPSGSSSPLSSIGSSSPQKPAYDYISLPHRPRDSSAPTLKKSLTQSVQSSASSSGFQDEDQEYGNYNFKTNRIHKSLTSRGVRMKENAQESTKGKIVSNHASEGTTSSVSVQKDTNSISASYADLGSPREDDHLVNMKEYSFDRKLPSKLSQDATRKPVIIKSETLTVSNNVGREDKVKSTESKHVKSVEPSVSAENNSRVRKHELMKKSKEAEIQADGRVGGIISANCERETITSFSDSKNESTIEMLKDELREAAAVEVSLYSIVAEHGGNTNKIHAPARRLSRFYIHACNMRSPAKKANAARAAITGLILVSKACGNDVPRLTFWLSNSIVLRAIISQGLVKDQASNGKRTTINGGGHRSVDGHLSEKNRIRTRKDEKNSIIGNFDNWEDPHIFMVALEKFEAWIFSRIVESVWWQNITPHMQSAAAKGSTTKKGNGRKNGLGDQEQGNFSIELWKKAFKDACERLCPVRAGGHECGCLSLLAHLVMEQLVNRLDVAMFNAILRENGEEMPTDPVSDPISESKVLPIPAGKSSFGAGAQLKNVIGSWSRWLTDLFGMDDTDVPDNEDELSDHKGQESETSFKAFRLLNALSDLMMLPSEMLAEKSIREEVCPTFGASLIKRVLYNFVTDEFCPEPIPDAVFEVLDDEENLEAETESVTTFPFSANPTFYSPPPAAASLIGIVGEVGSPALRSGSSVLKKSYTSDDELDELDSPMTSIIENVQVSSKTSSAANPMLKWKGGREVVRYQLLRQVWKDSD